One Jeotgalibaca porci genomic region harbors:
- the rimI gene encoding ribosomal protein S18-alanine N-acetyltransferase yields MKELISHFHSLMDTIQKESPILNSKHSFSKRTDYLPERYELANGQEVHLEIGQRAHISDILEIQRQGYEGKTPWGFVALENDIVKSQKSLYLLIYNGTEPVAFLGSRFEITDIHITNIAVAPAWQGKGVGSLLLELLTAVAKEEKVSSITLEVRISNSKAQALYNKLGFKAIRIKRNYYHGDGEDAVDMKLNLAKV; encoded by the coding sequence TTGAAAGAATTAATTAGTCATTTTCATTCTTTGATGGATACCATCCAAAAGGAAAGTCCGATTCTTAACAGTAAACATTCTTTCTCTAAACGAACAGATTATCTCCCGGAACGCTATGAGTTAGCAAACGGACAAGAAGTACACTTAGAGATTGGTCAAAGAGCACATATTTCTGACATTTTAGAAATTCAACGTCAAGGATATGAAGGGAAGACGCCTTGGGGATTTGTGGCTTTAGAGAATGATATTGTCAAATCACAAAAATCGTTATATTTATTAATCTATAATGGAACCGAACCGGTTGCGTTTTTGGGAAGTCGTTTTGAAATTACCGATATCCATATAACAAACATTGCTGTGGCGCCGGCTTGGCAAGGTAAGGGCGTAGGCTCATTATTGCTGGAACTTTTGACAGCAGTAGCGAAAGAAGAAAAAGTCTCCAGCATCACTTTGGAAGTTCGCATCTCGAATAGTAAAGCGCAGGCACTCTATAATAAGTTGGGCTTCAAAGCTATTCGGATTAAACGCAACTACTATCATGGCGACGGTGAAGATGCAGTCGATATGAAACTGAATTTGGCGAAAGTATGA
- the tsaB gene encoding tRNA (adenosine(37)-N6)-threonylcarbamoyltransferase complex dimerization subunit type 1 TsaB — protein MKILAIESSNQTMSVATVENGLVVSEYTRNGNLQHSTQLMPAVETVINASNWQPADLDQVVISKGPGSYTGVRIGATIAKTLAWTLKKPLIPVSSLKLIASNALSFEGLIIPVIDARRKNIYAGVYQIEEGQLTSKTADVHAESEVFFQSLEKETEPLMFIGQDIPLYKERIQEIFGSRAHFAPVQDWLPRAGNLAFLAETEVAVDAHIFTPEYLKKPEAEENWQKAHAGEEKGDYVERIN, from the coding sequence TTGAAAATTTTAGCCATCGAATCATCTAACCAGACGATGAGCGTCGCAACCGTTGAAAACGGGCTGGTCGTCTCTGAATATACGCGAAATGGTAATCTTCAACACAGTACCCAATTGATGCCGGCGGTGGAAACCGTGATAAATGCTTCGAACTGGCAGCCAGCCGATTTGGATCAAGTGGTCATTTCGAAAGGCCCTGGTTCTTATACGGGTGTTCGGATTGGCGCAACAATCGCTAAAACATTGGCTTGGACGTTGAAGAAGCCACTTATACCTGTCTCGAGTTTAAAACTCATCGCTTCGAATGCTCTTTCATTTGAAGGATTGATTATTCCGGTAATTGATGCAAGACGAAAAAATATTTATGCAGGTGTTTACCAAATAGAAGAGGGACAACTAACCTCTAAAACGGCGGACGTTCACGCTGAGAGCGAAGTGTTTTTTCAATCGTTGGAAAAGGAAACGGAGCCGCTTATGTTTATTGGACAAGATATTCCGCTTTATAAAGAACGTATTCAAGAAATATTCGGTAGTCGTGCTCACTTTGCTCCGGTACAAGATTGGTTACCAAGAGCTGGGAATCTAGCCTTTCTAGCGGAAACCGAAGTCGCGGTCGATGCGCATATCTTTACTCCAGAATATTTGAAGAAACCCGAAGCCGAAGAGAATTGGCAAAAAGCCCATGCGGGTGAGGAGAAAGGTGATTACGTTGAAAGAATTAATTAG
- a CDS encoding CsbD family protein, with translation MALDDKLKGLKDQVVGKVKEEYGDATNDKSKELEGKAQKTKGQITQKVEEGKDKAHDKIDDWQDKNR, from the coding sequence ATGGCATTAGATGACAAACTAAAAGGATTGAAAGATCAAGTAGTAGGTAAAGTAAAGGAAGAATACGGTGACGCTACGAACGACAAGTCTAAAGAACTTGAAGGGAAAGCTCAAAAAACAAAAGGTCAGATAACTCAAAAAGTTGAAGAAGGCAAAGACAAAGCGCACGACAAGATTGATGACTGGCAAGATAAAAACAGATAA
- a CDS encoding UDP-glucose--hexose-1-phosphate uridylyltransferase has product MSIDQIIHDFVTKASAKHRIHVLDYYYAVNRLLHLLQLDKFDTELLPSLPLPKLLDSLDQLVAYAVKEEIIADTPRARDEFEAQIMDVLTPLPSTVNKEFWESYQEAPMRATDDFYHLCRDNDYIKTRQIAKNEEYTVSSPYGDLSITINLSKPEKTRQEILEAQKVTDEYPKCQLCAENEGYHGRPGIAGRTNHRVIRIPIHGENWGFQYSPYAYYNEHCIIFTKKHIPMNVGTHTIHNLLELVTVLPHYFVGSNAGLPIVGGSMLGHEHYQGGRHTFPMESAKVLDTWQWQTQPEVTAERLYWPMSVVRLRSDDKQALIQAGTELMQAWESYSNEALAIVAATDTEKHNAVTLIARRKGSAYELDVVLRNNRTTEAFPDGVFHPHQDVQHIKKENIGLIEVLGLAILPPRLKTELADVESYLAGEEVTIAPYHQDWADTLKQQKEADTDVTTVVQNAVGQKFQRVLEDAGVFKYTTEGQEAFDVFMNQFK; this is encoded by the coding sequence GTGAGCATAGATCAAATTATCCATGATTTCGTGACGAAAGCGTCAGCGAAACATCGTATTCATGTATTAGACTATTATTATGCAGTGAATCGTCTCTTGCACCTTTTACAATTGGATAAATTCGATACTGAGTTACTACCATCCCTGCCCCTGCCAAAGTTACTGGATTCTTTGGATCAGTTGGTGGCATACGCAGTTAAAGAAGAAATTATTGCGGATACTCCGCGTGCCAGAGATGAGTTTGAAGCGCAAATTATGGACGTGTTGACGCCATTGCCTTCAACCGTTAACAAAGAATTTTGGGAAAGCTATCAAGAAGCACCAATGCGTGCAACAGATGATTTCTATCACCTTTGTCGTGACAATGACTATATTAAAACACGTCAAATTGCTAAAAATGAAGAATATACTGTTTCATCGCCTTATGGAGATTTGTCGATTACGATTAATCTTTCTAAGCCCGAAAAGACGAGACAGGAGATTCTTGAGGCGCAAAAGGTTACGGACGAATATCCAAAATGCCAATTATGTGCAGAGAATGAAGGGTATCACGGCCGTCCAGGAATTGCCGGAAGAACCAATCATCGTGTTATTCGTATCCCTATTCATGGCGAAAATTGGGGTTTTCAGTATTCACCCTACGCTTACTATAATGAACACTGTATTATTTTTACAAAAAAACACATTCCGATGAATGTGGGTACGCATACGATTCATAACTTATTGGAGCTGGTAACGGTGTTACCACATTATTTTGTCGGATCAAATGCTGGGCTTCCAATTGTGGGCGGTTCGATGTTAGGTCATGAACATTATCAAGGTGGTCGTCATACCTTCCCAATGGAGTCGGCAAAAGTTTTGGATACGTGGCAATGGCAGACACAACCCGAAGTTACTGCAGAACGTCTATACTGGCCGATGTCGGTTGTGCGTTTGCGCAGTGATGATAAACAGGCGCTTATCCAAGCGGGAACGGAATTAATGCAAGCGTGGGAAAGTTACAGCAATGAAGCACTCGCGATTGTGGCTGCTACTGATACTGAAAAGCACAATGCTGTTACTTTGATTGCGCGACGCAAGGGCTCTGCTTACGAGTTGGACGTTGTATTAAGAAATAACCGGACGACAGAAGCATTTCCAGACGGGGTTTTCCATCCGCATCAAGATGTACAACATATCAAAAAAGAAAATATCGGCTTGATTGAAGTATTGGGACTGGCAATTTTACCGCCGCGCTTGAAAACTGAGTTAGCTGATGTTGAGAGCTATCTCGCAGGCGAAGAGGTAACAATCGCACCTTACCACCAGGATTGGGCTGATACGTTGAAACAACAAAAAGAGGCTGACACAGATGTTACGACAGTGGTACAAAATGCAGTTGGCCAAAAGTTCCAACGTGTTTTGGAAGACGCTGGTGTCTTCAAATATACAACAGAGGGGCAAGAAGCCTTCGACGTCTTCATGAACCAATTTAAATAA
- a CDS encoding alpha/beta hydrolase, which yields MNYEHIYKPGEPGHPTFLVLHGTGGTEKDLVPLVNYIDSKAGILSVRGDVLENGMNRFFRRLAEGIFDKEDLEKRTHTLYDFLQSASENYKFDKTNVIALGYSNGANIAASMLYFYEDAFKGAILHHPMTPFEEREMKTSDALPVFIGAGNNDPICPPENTRLLISQLENVGSNVTTEWGNAGHSLTQNELDAAKNWYNKQFS from the coding sequence ATGAACTATGAACACATATATAAACCTGGGGAACCCGGCCATCCGACCTTCTTAGTCTTACATGGTACAGGCGGAACAGAAAAAGACCTTGTGCCTTTAGTAAATTATATTGATTCGAAAGCTGGTATTTTAAGCGTACGAGGAGATGTTTTGGAAAACGGTATGAACCGTTTTTTCCGACGTTTAGCTGAAGGTATTTTTGATAAAGAAGATCTAGAAAAACGCACACATACGCTGTATGATTTCTTGCAGTCAGCGAGCGAAAACTACAAATTTGACAAAACGAATGTCATTGCTTTAGGATATTCAAATGGTGCAAACATCGCGGCGAGTATGTTATACTTCTACGAAGATGCCTTTAAAGGGGCTATTCTTCACCATCCGATGACACCGTTTGAAGAGCGTGAAATGAAAACAAGCGATGCTTTACCTGTTTTTATTGGCGCTGGTAACAATGACCCAATCTGTCCACCGGAAAATACACGTTTACTAATTTCTCAATTGGAGAATGTTGGAAGTAATGTTACTACCGAATGGGGTAACGCAGGTCATTCCTTGACTCAAAACGAGTTGGACGCTGCCAAAAATTGGTACAATAAACAATTTAGCTAG
- a CDS encoding DUF896 domain-containing protein: MDKLLQRINELARKSKTEIGLTAEEKAEQKDLRQQYIQNFRGTFNEILLNSTVYDPEGTDVTPEKLKKVQRQANLEKAQEILASRNITFLEDGTIARKED, from the coding sequence ATGGATAAACTACTACAACGTATTAATGAATTAGCTAGAAAATCAAAAACAGAAATCGGCTTAACGGCGGAAGAAAAAGCAGAACAAAAAGACTTGCGCCAACAATACATCCAAAACTTCCGCGGCACATTCAACGAGATTCTATTGAACTCGACTGTTTATGACCCAGAAGGAACGGACGTAACGCCCGAAAAACTGAAAAAAGTGCAACGTCAAGCGAACCTGGAGAAAGCACAAGAAATCTTGGCTAGCCGTAACATAACCTTTCTAGAAGATGGAACGATTGCTAGAAAAGAAGACTAA
- the proS gene encoding proline--tRNA ligase, whose translation MSNLQKEDFSAWYIQTIKQADLMDYSPVRGCMIFKPDGYEIWEHIQEAFNGKFKEEGIRNAYFPMLIPESFFTKEKDHIEGFSPELPWVTEAAGEKLEERLALRPTSETMIGTAFSDWINSYRDLPMEINQWANVFRWEKKTLPFLRTSEFLWQEGHTAHEDEESARERTMKMLNVYKEVIESVLAVPVYEGQKTPSERFAGAVDTYSVEAMMKDGKAVQAGTSHYMGTKFAEAFDIKYLNRDNEHVLAHTTSWGVSTRLIGATIMVHGDEQGLVLPPAVAANQVVLVPVGPWKKKPEIVERLEVLLKDLRKAGIRALIDDSDNSPGFKFNEWELRGVPMRVEFGPRDMENNQVMVKMRDLDDKEPISLDGIVEYVQTALAEMQVRLLETARSNRKEHEYTHIDTLDELKEHIATKRAAGETPGFVLAGWDGTEETEAKIKEETGFTTRNIPFNPEVEKTTCIVTGKPAKHTVWLARAY comes from the coding sequence ATGAGTAACTTACAAAAAGAAGATTTTTCGGCTTGGTATATCCAAACGATTAAGCAAGCGGACTTGATGGATTATTCACCAGTTCGTGGCTGTATGATTTTTAAGCCGGACGGTTATGAGATTTGGGAGCATATCCAAGAAGCATTTAACGGCAAATTTAAAGAAGAGGGCATTCGAAATGCTTATTTCCCAATGCTAATTCCAGAGTCATTTTTCACGAAAGAAAAAGACCATATCGAAGGTTTCTCACCAGAATTGCCATGGGTAACAGAAGCGGCTGGCGAAAAACTAGAAGAACGTTTGGCATTGCGCCCAACTTCTGAAACGATGATTGGGACAGCATTTAGTGACTGGATTAATTCTTACCGTGACCTGCCAATGGAAATTAACCAATGGGCGAACGTCTTCCGTTGGGAAAAGAAAACATTACCATTCTTGCGTACATCAGAGTTCCTATGGCAAGAAGGCCATACGGCACATGAAGATGAAGAATCCGCACGTGAACGGACAATGAAAATGTTGAACGTTTATAAAGAAGTAATCGAGAGTGTCTTGGCAGTTCCTGTTTATGAAGGTCAAAAAACGCCATCTGAACGTTTTGCCGGAGCAGTAGATACATACTCTGTTGAAGCAATGATGAAAGATGGAAAAGCTGTGCAAGCAGGTACTTCTCATTACATGGGCACAAAATTCGCGGAAGCTTTTGATATTAAATATTTGAACCGCGACAATGAACATGTTCTGGCTCATACAACATCATGGGGTGTTTCTACACGTCTAATCGGTGCAACAATCATGGTTCACGGTGACGAGCAAGGGCTTGTATTGCCTCCAGCAGTTGCAGCCAACCAAGTTGTTTTAGTCCCAGTTGGTCCATGGAAGAAAAAACCAGAAATTGTTGAGCGTTTGGAAGTATTATTGAAAGATTTACGCAAAGCAGGCATTCGTGCATTGATTGATGATAGCGATAACTCACCAGGATTCAAGTTCAATGAGTGGGAACTTCGTGGCGTTCCAATGCGTGTTGAATTCGGACCGCGTGATATGGAAAATAACCAAGTGATGGTTAAAATGCGTGATTTGGATGACAAAGAACCAATTAGTTTAGATGGTATTGTTGAATACGTGCAAACCGCGTTAGCTGAAATGCAAGTACGTCTACTTGAAACAGCTCGCAGTAACCGTAAAGAACATGAATACACACATATCGACACATTGGATGAATTGAAAGAGCATATTGCAACAAAACGTGCTGCAGGCGAGACACCTGGATTTGTTCTAGCTGGTTGGGATGGTACCGAAGAAACAGAAGCGAAAATTAAAGAAGAAACAGGATTCACAACACGTAACATTCCTTTCAACCCAGAAGTTGAAAAAACAACATGTATCGTGACTGGAAAACCTGCCAAACATACCGTTTGGTTAGCACGCGCTTACTAA
- a CDS encoding universal stress protein, which translates to MRSDYKNILVPVDGSEQAEQSFKTAVEIAKRNNAKLHILYVLDTRNVSLSPEYQPVTTGMTDHVEKQFVQEMVKYATEAGVETQETITNGNPLTLIAEAFPKEYDIDLIIVGATGKGAITRALVGSVSQYVVKHAPCDVLVAR; encoded by the coding sequence ATGAGAAGCGATTACAAAAACATTTTGGTGCCGGTGGATGGGTCTGAACAAGCAGAGCAATCTTTTAAAACAGCGGTAGAAATTGCAAAACGTAATAATGCAAAACTGCATATTTTATATGTGCTGGACACTCGAAACGTAAGCCTATCCCCTGAATATCAACCTGTTACTACTGGCATGACAGATCACGTTGAAAAACAATTCGTCCAAGAAATGGTCAAATATGCAACTGAAGCAGGTGTGGAAACGCAAGAAACAATCACAAACGGAAACCCTTTAACGTTAATCGCAGAAGCTTTCCCTAAAGAGTATGACATCGACCTCATTATTGTAGGTGCTACGGGTAAAGGCGCTATTACACGTGCATTAGTGGGATCCGTCTCGCAGTATGTCGTGAAGCATGCACCATGTGACGTTTTGGTGGCGCGCTAA
- a CDS encoding DUF503 domain-containing protein, producing the protein MFFINRVLSFKIYDSYSLKDKRSTVKSLIKRIHNRYNVSIAEVGEQDMLNVSKIGIAITSSSQLIAQQTLDAVIEEIEARYEIEIFDIQEH; encoded by the coding sequence ATGTTTTTTATTAATCGTGTACTTTCATTTAAAATCTACGACTCTTACTCTTTAAAAGATAAACGCAGCACAGTTAAATCACTTATCAAACGAATTCATAACCGTTATAACGTCAGTATTGCGGAAGTGGGCGAGCAAGATATGTTGAATGTTTCCAAAATTGGAATTGCTATTACGAGCAGTTCTCAACTTATTGCCCAACAGACGCTGGATGCTGTTATTGAAGAAATCGAAGCACGTTATGAAATTGAAATCTTTGATATTCAAGAACATTGA
- a CDS encoding DUF1836 domain-containing protein: MKDLLQIRQDLLEVKFLRWDDLPDFGIYSDQVLTIVETQLSFLHLPENELSITPAMINNYVKNGILDRPIKRKYYKPHIAKLIVISILKQVLPLSDIQKGIELQIELQGVERAYDTFCETLEESLQLVATIRKDQNEQPHFSNMHPDNLALSMVTLSVVSKLFTQLILSYNGVSNMIKNEGNDSNEKQ, from the coding sequence ATGAAAGACCTTTTACAGATTCGACAAGATTTATTAGAAGTGAAGTTCCTCCGTTGGGATGATTTACCTGACTTTGGAATTTATAGTGACCAAGTGCTCACTATCGTGGAAACGCAGCTCTCTTTCTTGCATTTGCCGGAAAATGAACTGTCTATTACGCCCGCAATGATTAATAATTATGTAAAAAATGGTATTCTAGACCGTCCGATTAAAAGGAAATACTATAAGCCTCATATTGCTAAGCTTATCGTTATTTCGATACTCAAACAAGTTTTGCCGCTCAGCGATATTCAAAAAGGAATCGAATTACAAATTGAATTACAAGGCGTTGAAAGAGCCTATGACACTTTTTGTGAAACGCTCGAGGAATCATTGCAACTCGTAGCAACGATTCGAAAAGATCAGAATGAACAGCCTCATTTCAGCAACATGCATCCAGACAATCTAGCTTTAAGTATGGTTACTTTATCGGTTGTCTCGAAGCTGTTCACACAACTCATTCTTTCATATAACGGTGTTAGTAATATGATAAAAAACGAAGGGAACGATTCGAATGAAAAACAATAA
- a CDS encoding DegV family protein, with product MKNNKVAILVDSCNDISEELTQKYGFYTMPLVINYKDRSYKDRVDITPQEVYDSFKVEIPKTSLPLRSDIDALLDQIKADGYDNIIASIISSGLSGTYQSMHLIADDRDDLNIEVINTLNIGIGSGFVGIYAAELLEQGLDFDTVVDKTREAVSNSSVIFGLETLEYLMKGGRIGKVSGILGSALKIKPIISCNTDGIYDTIAKVRGRKQSINKMMEIARAKVGNHKNYYIALCHGDALDEMLQMKEELKDLISNAKIYSEGQISPVLGVHTGPGLLGIGVMILED from the coding sequence ATGAAAAACAATAAAGTCGCAATATTAGTCGATTCTTGTAACGATATCTCCGAAGAATTAACACAGAAATATGGCTTTTACACTATGCCATTGGTTATCAACTATAAAGACCGTTCTTATAAAGATCGCGTAGACATCACACCTCAAGAAGTTTATGATTCTTTTAAGGTTGAAATCCCTAAAACAAGCCTTCCTTTACGAAGTGACATTGATGCTTTACTTGACCAAATTAAGGCAGATGGTTATGACAATATTATTGCATCCATTATTTCCAGTGGTCTAAGTGGCACGTACCAATCCATGCATTTGATTGCGGATGATCGTGATGATTTAAATATCGAAGTAATTAATACCTTAAACATCGGTATTGGCTCCGGATTCGTTGGGATTTATGCAGCGGAACTATTGGAACAAGGTTTGGATTTCGATACTGTTGTCGACAAAACTCGTGAGGCAGTTTCCAATTCATCCGTTATCTTTGGTTTAGAGACCCTCGAATACCTAATGAAAGGCGGACGTATTGGAAAAGTCTCCGGTATTTTAGGAAGCGCGTTGAAGATCAAACCTATTATTTCCTGTAACACAGATGGTATTTACGATACAATCGCAAAAGTACGCGGACGTAAACAGAGCATTAATAAGATGATGGAAATCGCACGCGCTAAAGTTGGCAATCACAAGAATTACTATATCGCTTTGTGCCATGGTGATGCTTTGGATGAGATGTTGCAAATGAAAGAAGAATTGAAGGATCTTATTTCCAACGCCAAAATTTATTCTGAAGGACAAATTTCCCCTGTTCTTGGTGTCCATACTGGACCTGGGCTACTGGGAATTGGCGTCATGATTTTAGAAGACTAA
- a CDS encoding SGNH/GDSL hydrolase family protein, producing the protein MLLSESDRILFIGDSVTDAGRKRRCSYDLGNGYPKMVAGMLEALYPELKLTVLNRGISGNKIHNLEERWQKDCINLKPDIVSILIGINDTWHRVGTPSFGDEEVLRRFEARYRKILEQTKEQTHAQIVILEPFVLHYPIDRKDWRYDLDLRRRIIERLAHEFAVDYIRLDTLLNQQAKDVGEQTLTGTDGVHPTPAGHRAIAKAWVSMVENN; encoded by the coding sequence ATGCTATTAAGTGAGTCAGACCGCATTTTATTTATTGGCGACAGTGTGACGGATGCGGGTCGCAAACGGCGATGTTCATATGATTTGGGGAATGGTTATCCAAAAATGGTGGCGGGAATGCTCGAAGCACTTTACCCCGAACTGAAGCTAACAGTGTTAAACCGTGGTATTAGTGGAAATAAGATTCATAATTTAGAAGAGAGATGGCAAAAAGATTGTATCAATCTAAAACCGGATATCGTATCCATACTGATTGGTATTAATGATACATGGCACCGAGTAGGGACGCCAAGTTTTGGCGATGAAGAAGTGCTTCGACGATTTGAAGCGAGATACCGTAAGATTCTTGAGCAAACCAAAGAACAGACGCATGCTCAAATCGTTATCTTGGAACCCTTTGTTCTCCATTATCCAATCGATCGCAAAGACTGGCGCTATGATTTAGATTTACGACGCAGAATTATCGAAAGATTAGCCCATGAATTCGCTGTTGACTATATTCGATTAGATACCTTACTGAATCAACAGGCGAAGGATGTTGGAGAGCAAACATTGACTGGAACAGACGGTGTTCATCCGACTCCGGCAGGACACAGAGCAATTGCAAAAGCCTGGGTTTCAATGGTTGAAAACAACTAA
- a CDS encoding YccF domain-containing protein, with protein MTFLGNIIWFVLGGFISWISWMVVGVLWSITIVGLPIGIQCFKFAKMGAAPFGKEIRFSNSGVSLVINVIWMLLGGLIMATEEAIMGIIFCLTIVGIPFGLQHFKHAKLALMPFGAEIYRIK; from the coding sequence ATGACTTTTTTAGGAAATATTATTTGGTTTGTATTAGGTGGCTTCATTAGTTGGATTTCATGGATGGTCGTAGGCGTTCTATGGTCAATCACGATTGTAGGCCTGCCTATTGGAATACAGTGTTTCAAATTTGCAAAAATGGGAGCAGCTCCGTTCGGAAAAGAAATACGTTTTAGCAATTCAGGTGTCTCGCTCGTTATAAATGTTATTTGGATGCTTTTGGGTGGGCTGATTATGGCTACCGAGGAAGCGATAATGGGAATCATATTCTGTTTAACAATTGTCGGAATTCCTTTTGGACTTCAACATTTCAAACACGCGAAGTTGGCATTAATGCCTTTTGGAGCAGAAATCTACCGCATAAAGTAA